The genomic stretch AGTAATGGGATCAGAGATTGCCCTTGTCTTTGCTATCATTTTGTGGCACTTCACCAATTTCTGTATGTCTCAAAAGGAGGACGAAATGGGGTATGTGAAAGTTGTACTTGTAGATGTACTTGTAGTTGTACCTGTAGTTGTACTTGTAGTACatatacttgtgcaaatggtaaATTAAGGATTGTATCATTTCCATGTTACTTCAAATTTTTTGCAGAGGTGTTCATGGAATATATTGTCATTTTTTATCAGCTACCTTGCAATTTGTATGCATGCTCATTATAACCAGTGTAGcgttataataaatatatgtttGTTTCCACTTAGAATAAAGTTAAAATACTAATTCTGCAATACTTTGTTTGCTTGGTAGTATTTTTTTAACAGGATTGGGTTGTGGACCCCACTCTGCCCGGGGAGCAGTTTTTTGCCAGCTAActggagcttgtgtgtgtgcagtcaaaaaaaaaaataaggtagcaTTTGACCTCAGAAGAAAATCGTAATGGGCTCCGCATGTGTCTGTATGACATCACATGGtagcaggggcgccgctaagggggggaaagttgggacaattctaagggcccacgccctttaggggcccccagagatctgaatgggtgtggtaggggggcccaacctcatattttgtcatagggctcaaaattgctagcggcgcccctgcatGGTAGTTAGTTATACCTTTGGGGTGTCACTTACACTTCTTACATTTTCTTTAGGTATCAGGATCTGTCTCTGTCAGTCATGTCATGTTCTactttggccagcagatgtcactgGTCATCCTGTTTCACCTCCCCAGCTTGTTCCTGATTACTCCTACCCGGGTGTTTCATTAGTGAAATGTTTTCACCTGTCTCTCGTCTGGCGTTCATTATCAGTTTCTATAGAGAGGGGAGCAGAACTTTCTATAATGTTATCAAGGGTATGAGTAATGAAAATGATGTAGTTTTTATGGGTGACTTTAATAGACCAGGTATACAGTGGGACGCGGCCATGGGTTCTACAGCAAATGAACTTGATATGGTGGAAATGGTACAAGACTGCTTTTTCACCCAGTTTGTGAAATCTCCCACCAGAGGACAAGCCATTCTCGACCTTGTGTTTTCAAATTACCAACACAGAATTGGTAAACTCGAGATTCTTGATCTACTTGGCAGCAGTAATCATAATGTGGCTAAATTTGAGGTAAATTTTAATGTCTATAAATCAAAGTCAggaataaaaatatacattgtTAGGAAGACAAACTATAGTGGGATGAGACAGAACTTAGAGATGGTAACCTGGATGGAGGTAAACACCAGAACTGTAGAGTAGGGTTGTGAATGTTTTCATAGCATATTACTGCAAGCTCAGGCGGGGCGCAAACCGGTTTCTCACAAAAAAAGGCTGCAAAAAACACAGGCAAGGTGGTTTTCAGCTAAAATTAAGAAGAAGGTCAGGAGGAAAAGGACTCTGTACCATCAatagaaaaaaacaaatgatgTTAGATTAAAGCGGGAGTATTTTAATCTACAGACCTGTTCTACATGAATTGtccgattcatgagaaaatGTCAGCTATgttgacagtcatctctggtATTAGGAAGTTGCTTCCACCCTTTacttggctggtttctggtcattcctaGTGTATTCTGtctcaccttgttcttgtgtactgctccTTGGAAATTTTGACCCTGGAACCAACTTGCCGCGTTACTTTCTGCCAGcataaccaggattaaaccaggatttaaaaatgcaaatgtttttttttgtataaaaagGGAGTGGTCTCAGTTTTTTCCAGTCTGCCCAATGGGGTGGTGTAATGTAAAACGCTAGATTCCTTCAAATCTGAACTTGACAAGATCCTGCCAAGTTTAAACTATCAGTTTAGTTCCCTCCAAGTGAGCTCGATAGGCCGAAGGGCCTCCTGGCCTTTGTAGATTTATTATCTTCTTATGTTTAGTATGTGCCCTGTTACCGTCAGCCATTGTAGGTCTGTTAGTGCTGTTTGGTAGGTTCCCACTCATGGTTTACTGGTGTTTCTGTTCTTTGTTGTTTTCCATGTATTGTAGGTCAGACCTTTGTCCTTCTGGTTCATCCTCCTGGCCTtttgttttgacccctcatggtccttTTGACTGCTGGTTAAGTGTTTGTTCTCTACAGTTTATTAAAGCTGCATATGAGTCATCACTCCTTCCGTGCTTCCCGTCGTGACGTCAGGTAAGAAGACAAATAACTGAGAGGTGAGCGCAATAATTCATCTGAGAGCTCAAAATAGCAAATTGAAAGCATGAGAAAAATATCTGCACATTTTAGGGATTGTGTAACCTCTACTATTTCATGGGCATAGCAACATGTCAAGCTAAATTGTGAACTCGATTTAGTACATGCTGTCTGTGGCctttgtatatatgtgtatggtATATATGGTATATGTGTATTATAGCTCTTACTGATGTGATTGAAAATGTTGGTCATAGTGTAAATGAGAAATGAATAGAAATATTTAGAtatataaatgtcattttaAGACATTAAGATACACACAAAGAAATACAGTTAGTTACCTAATAATTAATTAGTCACCTAACTAATTGGTGGAGAAAGATTGTGCATATTGGCCTGTAAGTGTAATGTGCAGTAACTGAGTGTAGTTTCAGGGTTGTGAACTCAGGGCATttgtgtaaaaacacatttattggctTTCAAAATTCCAGTTGATACATCCAGTGATTCTAGGAATTTGTGAGGTTggaggtgtgggaggagtagaGATTAGATGAGGGGAGGGGTAACAGGGTTGTCCAGAGAATACATTGTTGTTGGTCCAACAGTATGTTTTCTATTTAAACTTACATTTCATTTTGCAGTCCTTTTAACTTTTTCTTGCTCTGAATCTGTTTAAAAGGAATCCTAAGACGACTATATAAAAATTGAGCCCTGAAGTAAAGAAATAATTAGTTCAATTATAACGTGATTCTTATCATTAAAGTGATATGAAAAAAAtcaatgtaataaaatattGTGCTGTACCACCCAGCTCTAGCTACAAGGTACAGTGGGTTACAAGGGCTCAGTGATAATATACCCTGCAGTCACTCTTCACCAGCTCAGTTCTATGCAGCCAGGGCTGGCTCCAGACCTCAAAAGTGCAAATGTAGGGCTGAAAAACATACCACAAAAACGCACATATATGTCAACGTTACATGAAACCATCGCAAACACATTATATAAGAATCACATTGTATATGTGTCAATGAAAGCTCCAAGTCGTCAAAACTGTGACTCATCACATGACCTAAGATGGTGGCTAAGAGACCTTGAGTAATTCAAGTCCCAGGGAGGAAGATGGGAAGCTGTGTGGGGGTGTTTGTACCTTCGTCTGGTTTGAACCCGCAGCACAAGCACGGCCTGTCTTGCAACCGGTACTACGCAGGATTACTGTGAAAATGTATTTCATGCCACTGACAACCTGTGGGCAAAATTTTTTTAAGAAATTGATCAAGTTTTACATAAGCACCTCTGATTACAAGAACACTTGATTAAAGACACATTTAGGCAGATATTACATTGAAAATGGGGTTCAAATGAATTACAACAACAGTCTCAGTATTTAACAAAACATCTATCggtttttcatttaaattaatatcTTCCCATAGTCCTGCATTCCTGATCAGGATAAacaggtagaagatggatgtatTTACCACAAGTTCAAAGTTGAATTACTtgttttcagttaatttaatGAGTGGAAACTGGCAATTGAGGCAATATGTTAGCAACAATTTCCGAAACATAAGGAAGAGGAAGTCATGTGATCaatataaaaaaatgcaaaaaatgttGTACTTATACGGGAATGCAAAAAAATGCTGGCTGAACTTTTCACATGATTCATGTTGATTCAGGTTCAAAAAGGCTTAACCATAGTAAATGTCTACATGAACTACATATCTCTTTATTAAACATCGTACATCACTACAAACATTCTGAAAAGTCAGTATAGAGTTTAAGTGATCAAATGGAAATTAGCCGACCGCGTTGCATTGCATAGATTGTCATTGGGGGcacataaaatacaatataacatTTTAGTTTCTACCAAGATGGGTGTATCAGTTTAGTGGCCTGATAATTGGCTGACAGAGTAAACAAAAAATCATCAAAACCTTACAGTTGTGCCCAATGTTAATAATGAAATGCATTAGACCTTCAAAAAAACAGTAAGACTGAGTTACATTTAGCACGTTTACAATTTATTACCAGGCACCAAACATTAACTCTCTCTCAAATAAAGGTTCTACTTTAAATGAACACAtgttgcttttatttttatatttaaatggcTGCAATTCTCTTTtagttttgttttcttcaatctAGAAGTGACTGCCTTAGTACGGATTACTGGGATATGACACATATAGCCGAcctcacacaccacacaactCAATAAAAGCATTTTTGGTTGTTTATGTACGGTATTTGGTAACAATAAAATCCCAGAGGAAATGGGAAATGAAAGATTAAACAAATCCGTTtacaattttaattattattaaatcttaTTACTGATGATGGATGCCATTAATACTTTTTTATAAAAGACAAAAAGACACACATTTTAATGACTACAAACCTGTGTCTGGGCATTGACTACTTGTGACACCCCTCTGAGATAGGCGTCGTTGCTCCGCTTGTTGTACTCCGCGACAGCCCAGTGAAGGGCATTTCTGACGTCTGGGTCATTCAAGTTGGCATGCACTGGTGCGCCAACAAGATTGGCATTTGCCACCATTAAAAACGCAACGAGAAAGAGCCCTACTGCTTTCCAAGAAAAGGCCATTTTCCTCATTTACACCTTCTTAATCtggaagcaaaaacagaaacgcAGCTCGCTGCTGAGGGTATATAAACACTGAAGTCATGTGACTTTTGCTTTTGGTGAGGGCGTGGCTTGTACAGATATTTGCAAACATAGGCAGGCCGTACAAGTAGAATCTTGTCCTTCTTTTTTGCGCAACAGAACTTTAACCTTGTCTAACAGAGGCACATTAATATAGCAGACATCCCAGCTCTCCTGGAAGTTCCAAGAGTCTCCTGCAGTTCCCTGCAGCCCACAAATTATATACAATATCCTGGATGTTTGTTTTTCAAAGACCACAGAGCTTATAGAACCTttggagaaggagagagggcaTCAGGGAAGCGCTATCAACATGTGGGAGGCTCCTAACAGGAAGGGGGGGATGTTTGACATAGCCAGAACTCTGTCAGTGACCTTCCTCATATTTCCTACAATGGTGTACACTCtatggccaaaagtatgtggacaaTAGCTTGACCAACATCTGATTAGGAAGCCCTCAAGGGTATCGGTTTGGTTTCACCATTGGTAGGGATGAAATCTCTCTCTATATACATATGATAATCTCACAATATTGGAAGACACAGATTCCTACCATCCGTATCCAAATCTACACCCTgggaaatcatccatccatcagtccatCCTCTGTCCACCACTTATCTGTGTCGGGGTCATGGGGGTAGCAATCTTAGCAGAAATGCCCAGACCTGCTTCTccacagccacctcctccagctccttcaaAGAGATACCTAGGCACTCCCAGGCAAGACAACACATAGAAATTTGGTTCCAGAGCTCATGCTGCATATTGAGGTGAGCCTGACCATGTCCAGATGGTATCGCTCAACCTCCCGCACCAATTCAGGCTATTTTACCGTGACAGAGatcacattccatgtccctaaagCCAGTTTCAGTATCTGGGGGTCCGGTCTGCCAAGGCCTTTGCCTACGACACCCATCCGATCTACAATGCACCGGACCCTTagggctccccctgcaggcaaTGCCcagccaggccccatgggtgaaGACCCAACTACACAGCTCCTAGCATCACTGGGGcacacaaacccctccaccacagcAAGGTGGCGATTCATGGAAGGGTTATTCTGAAACCCTGAAGGCTTTGTTGAACTCTTTGTTGCTATAATAGTCTCTACTATTCTGAGAAGGCTTTGAATTAGATATTGGAACATTATtggtgggatttgctgccattcaggttggaCATTGATGTTGGGTAATCAGGTCCATTTCTATGAGCTTGTGTGGCCTACCGCATCGCAACTGAATTTGCTTGCAGATGTTTTGATCTACACAAACATTTTACTTGCAGTTGACAAGGGTACTGTTAGCAGGGCAGAAATGTGGCAAACGGACTTGTTTTAACG from Brienomyrus brachyistius isolate T26 chromosome 3, BBRACH_0.4, whole genome shotgun sequence encodes the following:
- the LOC125738804 gene encoding cystatin-like; the encoded protein is MRKMAFSWKAVGLFLVAFLMVANANLVGAPVHANLNDPDVRNALHWAVAEYNKRSNDAYLRGVSQVVNAQTQVVSGMKYIFTVILRSTGCKTGRACAAGSNQTKPYICTFEVWSQPWLHRTELVKSDCRVYYH